A single Bufo bufo chromosome 6, aBufBuf1.1, whole genome shotgun sequence DNA region contains:
- the LOC121004438 gene encoding zinc finger protein 2-like isoform X1 — translation MDMGESNVSERVLHLTLEIIYLLTGEDYGPVGNSSDPMKANRHPCSSKGWDKSQISITEPPSRSQIKRNQEKTILELTNKIILLLTGEVSVRCQDVTVHFSMEEWEYLEEHKDLYKEVMKTHLTLKSPDLIEVTKTSRASHNPVSSLDCINDSPSVFNIYTTDMASSLDDVTEIPNSCEIVNLSDNDICIKSNKKQFLIPHIEEELCEKNVLIESQMYIPTGHKQHYPASYIKVEIEEENPEHTTIYTITDSTPQYQSIQIKEEPVSCDEDNFSDTNLYASINHRQQYPSAHAKVEAISFEEEDTDICTSDHIQQDLSYHVKEEPMLCDDENLAEFYLGVNHIEQNGEIYPLKPRPFMCFQCGKCFTRKSQLHRHQMIHTGVRPYSCSECGKRFFRNSHLLIHQRTHTGERPYSCSECGKRFTTNSNLTIHKRIHTGENLYYCPECHKCFTNNSNLAIHLRIHTGEKPYPCSECGKCFTTKSNLVLHQKIHTGARLYHCSECEKSFTTSANLALHQRIHTGEKPYSCLDCGKSFTINSHLVRHQRVHTGEKPFSCMECDKSFISNYELKRHQQTHFEEKAYAETFGEECINDPADPSKDWRVSSTERSYFCSECGKGFATNSNLVQHRRIHRTERPYSCSQCGKSFTCKAYLHRHQKIHTGERPYSCPICRKCFSRNSHLKRHQKCHTRKKAFPCLDCGKYFSSQARLVQHSQIHAAENPQSSAHEDIYIIGV, via the exons GACTATGGGCCTGTAGGTAACTCCAGTGACCCAATGAAAGCCAACAGACATCCTTGTTCATCAAAAGGATGGGACAAGAGCCAGAtctccatcacagagcctccatcTCGCTCACAGATTAAGAGAAACCAGGAGAAGACAATtctagaactcaccaacaagatcattttgctgctgactggagag GTTTCTGttcggtgtcaggatgtcactgtccatttttccatggaggagtgggagtatttagaagagcACAAGGACCTCTACAAGGAGGTTATGAAGACTCATCTAACCCTCAAATCACCGG ATCTTATTGAAGTTACAAAGACATCGCGGGCATCCCATAACCCTGTTTCTTCACTGGATTGTATAAATGACAGTCCCAGTGTTTTCAATATTTACACTACAGATATGGCCAGCTCTCTGGATGACGTTACTGAGATACCTAATTCATGTGAAATAGTAAATCTTAGTGACAATGACATATGtataaaatctaataaaaaacAATTCTTAATTCCTCATATTGAAGAggaactttgtgagaaaaatgttCTCATTGAATCCCAGATGTATATACCCACAGGTCACAAACAGCACTATCCAGCTTCCTATATTAAGGTGGAAATTGAGGAAGAAAATCCAGAACATACCACCATTTATACAATAACAGATTCAACGCCGCAGTATCAATCTATTCAAATTAAGGAGGAGCCAGTCTCATGTGATGAAGATAATTTCTCAGACACTAATTTATATGCCTCCATAAATCACAGACAACAGTATCCATCTGCGCATGCTAAGGTGGAAGCAATTTCCTTTGAAGAGGAAGACACAGACATATGTACATCAGATCATATTCAGCAAGATTTATCTTACCATGTTAAGGAGGAACCAATGTTATGTGATGATGAAAATCTTGCAGAGTTTTATTTGGGAGTAAACCATATAGAGCAGAATGGAGAAATATATCCATTAAAACCTAGACCATTCATGTGCTTTCAGTGTGGGAAGTGCTTTACACGCAagtcacagctccatagacatcaGATGATACATACCGGTGTGAGACCATATTCctgctcagaatgtggaaaacgTTTTTTCCGGAATTCACACCTTCTTATACATCAAAGAacacacacaggagagaggcCATATTCCTGCTCTGAATGTGGAAAACGGTTCACCACAAATTCAAATCTTACCATCCACAAAAGGATCCACACAGGTGAGAACTTATATTACTGCCCTGAATGTCACAAATGTTTTACAAATAACTCCAATCTTGCTATACATCTGAGGatacacacaggagagaaaccgtatccttgctcagaatgtggtaaatgttttacaaCCAAATCAAATCTCGTTCTACACCAGAAGATTCACACAGGTGCTCGACTGTATCACTGTTCTGAATGTGAGAAGAGTTTTACCACCAGTGCAAACCTGGCTCTTCACCAGAGGATTCACACCGGGGAAAAACCATATTCTTGCTTGGACTGTGGGAAATCTTTCACAATAAACTCCCATCTTGTCAGACATCAGAGAGtccacacaggagaaaagccctTCTCTTGCATGGAATGTGATAAAAGTTTCATTAGCAATTATGAACTTAAAAGACATCAACAAACTCACTTTGAAGAAAAGGCTTATGCGGAAACCTTTGGTGAGGAATGCATAAATGATCCAGCAGATCCCTCTAAGGATTGGAGAGTTTCCTCAACAGAGAGATCATATTTTTGTTCTGAATGTGGAAAAGGATTTGCCACCAACTCAAATCTTGTCCAGCACAGGAGGATACACAGGACTGAAAGACCATATTCTTGTTCTCAATGTGGTAAAAGTTTTACATGTAAAGCATATCTTCATAGGCATCAAAAAATTCACACTGGAGAGAGACCATATTCTTGTCctatatgtagaaaatgtttctccAGAAACTCCCATCTGAAAAGGCATCAAAAATGTCATACAAGAAAGAAAGCCTTCCCATGCCTGGACTGTGGAAAATATTTCAGTTCTCAGGCGCGCCTTGTTCAACACAGTCAGATTCATGCAGCGGAAAACCCTCAGTCTTCTGCACATGAGGACATTTATATTATAGGAGTTTAG
- the LOC121004438 gene encoding zinc finger protein 2-like isoform X2, giving the protein MLGGQVAKAIVQCSDYGPVGNSSDPMKANRHPCSSKGWDKSQISITEPPSRSQIKRNQEKTILELTNKIILLLTGEVSVRCQDVTVHFSMEEWEYLEEHKDLYKEVMKTHLTLKSPDLIEVTKTSRASHNPVSSLDCINDSPSVFNIYTTDMASSLDDVTEIPNSCEIVNLSDNDICIKSNKKQFLIPHIEEELCEKNVLIESQMYIPTGHKQHYPASYIKVEIEEENPEHTTIYTITDSTPQYQSIQIKEEPVSCDEDNFSDTNLYASINHRQQYPSAHAKVEAISFEEEDTDICTSDHIQQDLSYHVKEEPMLCDDENLAEFYLGVNHIEQNGEIYPLKPRPFMCFQCGKCFTRKSQLHRHQMIHTGVRPYSCSECGKRFFRNSHLLIHQRTHTGERPYSCSECGKRFTTNSNLTIHKRIHTGENLYYCPECHKCFTNNSNLAIHLRIHTGEKPYPCSECGKCFTTKSNLVLHQKIHTGARLYHCSECEKSFTTSANLALHQRIHTGEKPYSCLDCGKSFTINSHLVRHQRVHTGEKPFSCMECDKSFISNYELKRHQQTHFEEKAYAETFGEECINDPADPSKDWRVSSTERSYFCSECGKGFATNSNLVQHRRIHRTERPYSCSQCGKSFTCKAYLHRHQKIHTGERPYSCPICRKCFSRNSHLKRHQKCHTRKKAFPCLDCGKYFSSQARLVQHSQIHAAENPQSSAHEDIYIIGV; this is encoded by the exons GACTATGGGCCTGTAGGTAACTCCAGTGACCCAATGAAAGCCAACAGACATCCTTGTTCATCAAAAGGATGGGACAAGAGCCAGAtctccatcacagagcctccatcTCGCTCACAGATTAAGAGAAACCAGGAGAAGACAATtctagaactcaccaacaagatcattttgctgctgactggagag GTTTCTGttcggtgtcaggatgtcactgtccatttttccatggaggagtgggagtatttagaagagcACAAGGACCTCTACAAGGAGGTTATGAAGACTCATCTAACCCTCAAATCACCGG ATCTTATTGAAGTTACAAAGACATCGCGGGCATCCCATAACCCTGTTTCTTCACTGGATTGTATAAATGACAGTCCCAGTGTTTTCAATATTTACACTACAGATATGGCCAGCTCTCTGGATGACGTTACTGAGATACCTAATTCATGTGAAATAGTAAATCTTAGTGACAATGACATATGtataaaatctaataaaaaacAATTCTTAATTCCTCATATTGAAGAggaactttgtgagaaaaatgttCTCATTGAATCCCAGATGTATATACCCACAGGTCACAAACAGCACTATCCAGCTTCCTATATTAAGGTGGAAATTGAGGAAGAAAATCCAGAACATACCACCATTTATACAATAACAGATTCAACGCCGCAGTATCAATCTATTCAAATTAAGGAGGAGCCAGTCTCATGTGATGAAGATAATTTCTCAGACACTAATTTATATGCCTCCATAAATCACAGACAACAGTATCCATCTGCGCATGCTAAGGTGGAAGCAATTTCCTTTGAAGAGGAAGACACAGACATATGTACATCAGATCATATTCAGCAAGATTTATCTTACCATGTTAAGGAGGAACCAATGTTATGTGATGATGAAAATCTTGCAGAGTTTTATTTGGGAGTAAACCATATAGAGCAGAATGGAGAAATATATCCATTAAAACCTAGACCATTCATGTGCTTTCAGTGTGGGAAGTGCTTTACACGCAagtcacagctccatagacatcaGATGATACATACCGGTGTGAGACCATATTCctgctcagaatgtggaaaacgTTTTTTCCGGAATTCACACCTTCTTATACATCAAAGAacacacacaggagagaggcCATATTCCTGCTCTGAATGTGGAAAACGGTTCACCACAAATTCAAATCTTACCATCCACAAAAGGATCCACACAGGTGAGAACTTATATTACTGCCCTGAATGTCACAAATGTTTTACAAATAACTCCAATCTTGCTATACATCTGAGGatacacacaggagagaaaccgtatccttgctcagaatgtggtaaatgttttacaaCCAAATCAAATCTCGTTCTACACCAGAAGATTCACACAGGTGCTCGACTGTATCACTGTTCTGAATGTGAGAAGAGTTTTACCACCAGTGCAAACCTGGCTCTTCACCAGAGGATTCACACCGGGGAAAAACCATATTCTTGCTTGGACTGTGGGAAATCTTTCACAATAAACTCCCATCTTGTCAGACATCAGAGAGtccacacaggagaaaagccctTCTCTTGCATGGAATGTGATAAAAGTTTCATTAGCAATTATGAACTTAAAAGACATCAACAAACTCACTTTGAAGAAAAGGCTTATGCGGAAACCTTTGGTGAGGAATGCATAAATGATCCAGCAGATCCCTCTAAGGATTGGAGAGTTTCCTCAACAGAGAGATCATATTTTTGTTCTGAATGTGGAAAAGGATTTGCCACCAACTCAAATCTTGTCCAGCACAGGAGGATACACAGGACTGAAAGACCATATTCTTGTTCTCAATGTGGTAAAAGTTTTACATGTAAAGCATATCTTCATAGGCATCAAAAAATTCACACTGGAGAGAGACCATATTCTTGTCctatatgtagaaaatgtttctccAGAAACTCCCATCTGAAAAGGCATCAAAAATGTCATACAAGAAAGAAAGCCTTCCCATGCCTGGACTGTGGAAAATATTTCAGTTCTCAGGCGCGCCTTGTTCAACACAGTCAGATTCATGCAGCGGAAAACCCTCAGTCTTCTGCACATGAGGACATTTATATTATAGGAGTTTAG